A window of the Drosophila simulans strain w501 chromosome 2L, Prin_Dsim_3.1, whole genome shotgun sequence genome harbors these coding sequences:
- the LOC120285286 gene encoding histone H4, which translates to MTGRGKGGKGLGKGGAKRHRKVLRDNIQGITKPAIRRLARRGGVKRISGLIYEETRGVLKVFLENVIRDAVTYTEHAKRKTVTAMDVVYALKRQGRTLYGFGG; encoded by the coding sequence ATGACTGGTCGTGGTAAAGGAGGCAAAGGCTTGGGAAAGGGTGGCGCCAAGCGTCATCGCAAAGTGCTGCGTGATAACATCCAAGGTATCACGAAGCCTGCTATCCGCCGTTTGGCTCGTCGAGGCGGTGTGAAGCGCATATCTGGACTCATATACGAGGAAACGCGTGGCGTTCTGAAGGTTTTCTTGGAGAACGTAATTCGTGATGCCGTCACCTACACCGAACACGCCAAGAGGAAGACAGTTACAGCCATGGATGTTGTCTACGCTCTGAAGAGGCAAGGCCGCACCCTCTACGGATTTGGCGGTTAA
- the LOC120285260 gene encoding histone H2A, giving the protein MSGRGKGGKVKGKAKSRSNRAGLQFPVGRIHRLLRKGNYAERVGAGAPVYLAAVMEYLAAEVLELAGNAARDNKKTRIIPRHLQLAIRNDEELNKLLSGVTIAQGGVLPNIQAVLLPKKTEKKA; this is encoded by the coding sequence ATGTCTGGACgtggaaaaggtggcaaaGTGAAGGGAAAGGCAAAGTCCCGCTCGAACCGTGCCGGTCTTCAATTCCCTGTGGGCCGTATTCACCGTCTGCTGCGAAAGGGCAACTACGCCGAGCGTGTTGGTGCAGGCGCTCCAGTTTACCTAGCTGCCGTAATGGAATATCTGGCCGCTGAGGTTCTCGAGTTGGCTGGCAATGCTGCTCGTGACAACAAGAAGACTAGAATTATTCCGCGTCATCTGCAACTGGCCATCCGAAACGACGAGGAGTTAAACAAGCTGCTCTCCGGCGTCACAATTGCACAAGGTGGCGTGTTGCCTAATATACAGGCTGTTCTGTTGCCCAAGAAGACCGAGAAGAAGGCCTAA
- the LOC120285276 gene encoding histone H2B: protein MPPKTSGKAAKKAGKAQKNITKTDKKKKRKRKESYAIYIYKVLKQVHPDTGISSKAMSIMNSFVNDIFERIAAEASRLAHYNKRSTITSREIQTAVRLLLPGELAKHAVSEGTKAVTKYTSSK, encoded by the coding sequence ATGCCTCCGAAAACTAGTGGAAAGGCAGCCAAGAAGGCTGGCAAGGCTCAGAAGAACATCACCAAGAccgacaagaaaaagaagcgcaaGAGGAAGGAGAGCTATGCCATCTACATTTACAAGGTTCTCAAGCAGGTCCATCCTGACACCGGAATTTCGTCGAAGGCGATGAGCATAATGAACAGCtttgtaaatgatattttcgaGCGAATTGCTGCCGAAGCGTCTCGTCTAGCTCACTACAACAAGCGCTCGACCATCACCAGTCGGGAAATCCAAACGGCTGTTCGCCTGCTTCTGCCTGGAGAGTTGGCCAAGCATGCTGTCAGTGAGGGAACCAAGGCTGTTACCAAGTACACCAGCTCCAAATAA
- the LOC6740700 gene encoding histone H1, producing the protein MSDSAVATSASPVAATPATVEKKVVQKKASGSAGTKAKKATATPSHPPTQQMVDASIKNLKERGGSSLLAIKKYITATYKCDAQKLAPFIKKYLKSAVVNGKLIQTKGKGASGSFKLSASAKKDKDPKAKSKVLSAEKKVQSKKVASKKIGVSSKKTAAGAADKKPKAKKGVATKKTAENKKTEKAKAKDAKKTGIVKSKNAATKAKVTASKPKAVVAKAPKAKPAVSARPKKTVKKASVSATAKKPKAKTTAAKK; encoded by the coding sequence ATGTCTGATTCTGCAGTTGCAACGTCCGCTTCCCCAGTGGCTGCCACGCCAGCGACAGTTGAGAAGAAAGTGGTCCAAAAAAAGGCATCTGGATCCGCTGGCACAAAGGCTAAGAAAGCCACTGCGACGCCGTCACATCCGCCAACTCAGCAAATGGTGGACGcttctattaaaaatttaaaggaaCGTGGCGGTTCATCACttcttgcaataaaaaaatatatcactgCCACCTATAAATGCGACGCCCAAAAGTTAGCGCCATTCATCAAGAAGTACCTAAAATCGGCCGTTGTCAATGGAAAGCTTAtccaaacaaagggaaaaggtgCATCTGGATCTTTCAAACTGTCGGCCTCCGCCAAGAAGGACAAGGATCCGAAGGCAAAGTCGAAGGTTTTGTCTGCagagaaaaaagttcaaagcaaGAAGGTAGCCTCTAAGAAGATTGGTGTCTCCTCCAAAAAAACTGCCGCTGGGGCTGCTGACAAAAAGCCCAAAGCTAAGAAGGGTGTGGCTACCAAAAAGACTgccgaaaataagaaaactgagAAGGCAAAAGCCAAGGATGCCAAGAAAACTGGAATCGTAAAGTCGAAGAACGCCGCAACAAAGGCGAAAGTGACTGCATCGAAGCCAAAGGCTGTAGTAGCGAAAGccccaaaggcaaagccagcGGTGTCTGCAAGACCCAAAAAGACGGTGAAGAAAGCATCGGTTTCTGCTACCGCCAAGAAGCCGAAAGCAAAGACTAcggctgccaaaaagtaa